In Amblyraja radiata isolate CabotCenter1 chromosome 38, sAmbRad1.1.pri, whole genome shotgun sequence, a genomic segment contains:
- the LOC116966817 gene encoding SUN domain-containing protein 2-like: protein MSRRSPRLATNGYYQHDDDVSSSSGSSTTSGAPSYKETPIRLHKKRSNSKWPGPVPGVKRSPSNSSVNSLSSYISNVSNVSKRSQRSLLLGSSSGWQEPVAPSTSSNIYLSSTSGYSTEDELQGLAYSESFSPLAKLWGWISLLSPEKALPLVFWWLSTAWYQLTTAISLIDVLTLSRCVPHVKKWMLLVLLALLGVGLLMSSTGIWSRAEKPDALESTQAGLQVRVHRMEKELDLLTAAFRAWLDWGGEPSETIRLPPPPTPAHIIKLLGKVTLQRLEELREMLPFESLERVLADIAAIQQMHEERTEPALRAVGCNTKMLLQKVKEMESAVKRYRAAL, encoded by the exons ATGTCCCGCCGCAGTCCCCGTCTGGCCACCAACGGCTACTACCAGCACGATGACGACGTCTCCAGTAGCAGCGGCAGCTCCACCACATCCGGTGCTCCCTCTTACAAGGAGACTCCCATCAG GTTGCACAAGAAAAGGTCAAACAGCAAGTGGCCGGGACCTGTGCCTGGTGTCAAACGTTCACCGTCCAACAGTTCAGTCAACAGTCTGAGTAGCTACATCAGCAACGTCAGTAATGTCTCCAAGCGCTCTCAGCGCTCTCTGCTCCTCGGCAGCAGCAGCGGGTGGCAGGAGCCCGTCG CGCCTTCCACTTCTTCCAACATCTACTTGTCGTCGACATCTGGCTACTCAACCGAGGATGAGCTGCAGG GTTTGGCGTACTCTGAATCGTTCTCCCCCCTTGCCAAGCTGTGGGGCTGGATCTCGCTGCTGTCTCCAG AAAAAGCTCTGCCCCTGGTGTTCTGGTGGTTGAGCACAGCCTGGTACCAGTTAACAACGGCCATCTCCTTGATCGATGTCCTTACTCTGTCCAG GTGTGTCCCTCACGTGAAGAAGTGGATGCTGCTGGTGTTGCTGGCATTACTGG GTGTTGGCCTCTTGATGTCATCCACAGGTATCTGGTCTCGTGCCGAAAAGCCGGACGCGCTGGAAAGCACTCAG GCTGGCCTGCAGGTGCGAGTGCACAGAATGGAGAAGGAGCTGGATCTGCTGACCGCTGCCTTCCGGGCTTGGCTGGACTGGGGCGGTGAGCCGTCTGAAACCATACGCCTCCCTCCCCCGCCGACACCAGCCCACATCATCAAGCTGCTGGGCAAGGTAACCCTTCAGAGACTGGAGGAGCTTCGGGAAATGCTGCCCTTCGAGTCGCTGGAGAGGGTGCTG GCTGACATCGCCGCCATCCAGCAGATGCATGAGGAGCGGACGGAGCCGGCGCTGCGGGCAGTTGGTTGCAATACCAAG